The Streptomyces sp. NBC_00775 genome includes the window TGCTGACGGCGAACGGCCCCGGCCGTGTCCCCGGCGTCGAACGCGTCGAGAACCGCGAGGAACTGACGGGGCGCCACATTCGCCACGGTGCTGATGAAACCGGACCCGCCGACCGCCCGCGTCGCGAGCACGTACTCGTCGCAGCCCGCGTAGTACGCCAACTCCGTGCGGGCCAGCACCTTCTGGGTGCCCAGGAGGTCGTACGCACAGTCCTTGACCGCCACGATCCTCGGGTGCTCGGCGAGCCGGATCATCGTCTCCGGCTCGATGCGCGTGCCGGTGCGTCCCGGGATGTCGTACAGCGCGAGCGGCAGCCCCGAGGCATCCGCGATCTCGCGGAAGTGCGCCTCGACGGCGTCCTGCGGGGGCCTGCTGTAGTACGGCGTGACCACCAGCAGCCCGTCAGCGCCCGCCTTTTCGGCCTCCAGGGCCAGCTCCACGGTGTGCCGGGTGTCGGCCGTGCCGACCCCCGCCACGATCGACGCCCGCTCCCCGACCGCCTCCCGCACCGCCCGCACCAGCGCGGACTTCTCCGCGTCCGTCGTGGTCGGGGACTCGCCCGTGGTGCCGGAGAGGACCAGCCCGTCGCAGCCGTCCGAGACCAGCCGCTCGGCGAGGTGCTGCGCGCCGTCGAGGTCGAGCGCGCCCGCCTCGGTGAAGGGGGTGATCATCGCGCAGAGGGCGCGGCCGAAGGGAGTGGTGCCCGGTGTCGTCATGCCGACAGTCTCGGCACCTCGACCGTGAAGCTCCACTTAATTCTTCTACGAGGTACTGGCAATGGATGCTACGTAGTGCGGGCTCCTGGGGGGATCGAGGCCCTAGTGCCAAACCGGCCCCTTATGGGTCACCATGGCGAGGACGGAAGTCGGCGGCAGATCGCGGGAGGCGTCATGAGGCTCGGCAAGGCACTCGCCACCGGAGTTGCGGAAGAGCAGGCTCACACGCAGGACGAGGAACTCCCCGAAGTGGTCGAGGAGTTCGAGGCGTCCGTGCCCGAAGAGGTCCCGGTCGCCCGATGAGGCTGCGGCTCCCCGAGGAACGACCGACGGAGCCGCCGACCGGATACAAGATCGCCCACCCGGTGCTGTCCCAGGACGGCACCCGGGCCGGGTTCACCGGCGTATCGCTGGGTGGCGCGCTGCCGTACGGAGTGCTGGACGAGGCGCGCTGTGTCTACGGGCGACGGCACCGGGCGCCGCACCGCCGCTGTGACTGCGGCTTCCACTGCGTACACGACTCCGCCGCCGCCGAGGCGATGCTCTGCACCGCCGAGCACCGCGCGGCCGTCCTCCTCGACGTCACCGTCCTCGGCGCGTACATCCGCTTTGAGCAGGGCTTCCGCTATGCCCGCCAGCGGGTACGCACGGCGACCGTCGGCCCGTGCGCCTGCGGCGCCGTGGCCGGAGCCCTGGCCGACGCGGGCTGGGGGCGGCCGGGGTGGCGCGCGCTGACGGCGGCGTGCGCGGGATGCGTACGCGGTCGTACGTCCCTCTCGCTCGCTTCCTTCGCACGGCTGGCGGGGGAGGGGCTGCGGGTCCGGGCCGGGAGTGGTGCGGTGGCCGCGCCCGCCGACCTCGGCGTCTCCGAGCTCGTTGCCGAGGCGGCCCTGCTGCAGGCCCGACTCGACTGGTTCCAGACCCAGTTGGCCCGCCTGGACGAGGGCGGGCCACAGGCCCGCTGAGGGTCGCGGCGCCAGGGGTGGCGCGCACCGGGGTGCCGCCGCCCGGTTTCGCCGTGTCTTCCCGCCGACGACTCTGATCGTCGGCATCTCTGTCGTGCCCTCCTGCCGGCGAGTCCGACCGTCCGGACCTCCGCCTTGACCCCACCACGCCCCCTACCGACAACTCTCCTCGCCTGGACAAAAAAAGTTTTCGGTGGGAGGGTGGAGTCATGTTGGACGTGACCGTGATCGAGGACGCAGAGGCCGCCGCCGTCTCGCTGGACCCCATACGGGCCCGGTTGCTGGCCGAGCTGGCCGCCGGGCCCGCGTCGGCCGCCATGCTGGCCGGAAAGGTCGGGCTGCCCCGGCAGAAGGTGAACTACCACCTGAAGGCGCTGGAGCGGCACGGCCTGGTCGAGCTCGCGGGTGAGCGCCGCAAGGGCAATGTCACCGAGCGGCTGATGCGGGCGACCGCGGCGTCGTACGTCATCTCGCCGCTCGCCCTGGCCGCCGTGCAGCCCGACCCGGACCGCTTCCGGGACCAGCTGTCCGCCCGCTGGCTGCTCGCGCTCGCCGCCCGGCTCGTACGGGACGTCGGTTCGCTGATCACCGGTGCGGCCAAGGCCCGCAAGCGGCTCGCGACGTACGCCCTCGATGGTGAGGTGACCTTCGCCTCCGCCGCCGACCGGGCCGCGTTCATCGAGGAGTTGACGGTCGGCGTCGGCGCGCTGATCCGCAAGTACCACGACGGCGACGCGGAGGGCGGCCGCCCGCACCGGATCGTCGTCGCCGTCCACCCCACGCTCAAACCCGAAGCCGCTGAAGCCGCTGAAGCCGCTGAAGTCGCGGGCATCGCGGACGCCGCTCAAGCCGTAGAAGCCGGACACTGATCACTCAGGAGCCATCACCATGTCCAAGGAATTCGAGATCGCCCGGGAGTTCGAGGTCGATGCCGCACCGGAGGAGGTGTGGGACGCGATCACCGGCGGTACCGGCGGCTGGCTGTGGCCGATGGAGTTCGAGCCGCGCCAGGGCGGGGCCGGGCCCTTCGGCTCCACGCTCACCAACTGGGACCCGCCGCACCGGCTGACCAGCCTGGTCGAGGACGTCGAGGGCATCTCCCAGCAGACCCTCAACCAGATCGACGAGACGATCGAGCCGCGCGACGGCGGCCGCCGCTCCTGGATGCGGTACGTGCACAGCGGGATCTTCGTCGAGGACTGGGACAACCAGTACGACGGCGCGAGCAAGCACACGGACTTCTATCTGCACACCCTGCGCGAGTACCTGACCCACTTCGCGGGCCGCCCGGTCGCCTTCTCGACGTTCGACGGACCCGGGGCGTCCATGGCGTCCGACGCCTTCGCCACGGTCGGGCGGGCGCTCGGCCTCGCGGACGACACCGCCGGGGGAGCGCGGGTCCGGGCCCAGGGCCCCGACGGCGCGGTCCTCGACGCCGTGGTCGACTACCGCGACCCGTACTTCATCGGGCTGCGTACCGACAACGCCCTCATCCGCTTCTTCGGGCGCAACCACTGGGGCGCGCCGGTCGGCATCAGCGTCCACGACTTCGCGGCCGACGCCGACGCCAAGCGGAACGAGACCGCTTGGCAGGGCTGGCTGAACGGTGTGTTCGGCGCCTAGGCGCAGGAAGCCGTTCAACGCCTGGGCAGGGGAAGAGCCCGGCCCCCCGGACGACGGGGCCGGGCTCTTCCCCTGTGCGGGCTGCGGCCGAGGCCGCGGCCCGTTACAGGCCTACGGCCGGAACCGCAGCACCTGCGGGTCGTGGTCGCTGATCTGGTCGTTGAACTCCGAGTTGATGTGCACGCTGTCGTACTCGAAGCAGTCCTTGCGGATCGACGGACTGATCAGGATCTGGTCCAGGACCTGCTGGTTGCCCTGGTAGTCGTACGTGTAACGCTCGCTCTTCGGCAGCGACTTGATCGCCGACCAGAGCTCGCCGTCACCTTCGAGGATCTTGGCGGTGTCGGAGAACTCGAAGTCGTTGATGTCACCGAGGGTGATGACGTCGGCGTTCTTCTGCGTGTCCAGGATCTGGTTGACGAAGGTGTTCACCGCCGTCGCCTGGAGGTGACGCTGGGTCTCCGAGCTGCGCGTCACCGGCTGGTACTGCGAGGTCAGACCCTGGTCGCCACCCTTGGAGTTGAGGTGGTTGGCGATCACGAAGACCGTCTTGCCCTTGAAGACGAACTCGCCGGCCAGCGGCTTGCGGCTGGACGTCCAGGCCGTGTTGGCCGGGTCGATGCGACCGGGGGAGGCGGTGAGCTGCGCCTTGCCGTGCACCTTCGTGACGCCGACCGCGGTCGTGGCGTCGCCGCCCGCGCGGTCGGTGAAGGAGACCCGCTCCGGGTTGAACAGGAACACCTGGCGGATGTTGCCGCCCGGCTCGCCGCCGTCGGTGTCGTTGGTCGGCGTGATGGAGCGCCAGTCGTACGTCGGGCCGCCCGCCGCGACGATCGCGTCGATCAGCTTGTTCACCGTCACATCGGCGGCGACCGTGCCGTCGTCCGTCGCGCCGTTGTTGTCCTGGATCTCCTCCAGGGACACGATGTCGGGCGACTGCAGGTTGTTCACGATCGCGGCGGCGTGCTCCTCGAACGTGGCGTCGGACGGGTCGAGGTTCTCGACGTTGTACGTCGCCACCGCGAGCTCGTTCTTCGACTGCTTCTGCGTGGTCTCGCGCTCCAGGCCGGCGCTCTCCACGGTGCCGAGCTGGCCGGCGACGAGGGTGTAGCCGCCGTACGCGTTGTAGTCCAGCGGGCCGGCCGTGACGCCGGCGAGCGTGTCGCCGACGTTCACCTTCGGGAAGTCCGCCGTCGCACCCAGCGACTGGATCTGGAGGCGGCCGGTGTTCTGCGAGGTGTACGAGCCGTAGACGGTGCCGCCGCGGCGGTTGACGTGCTCGTTCGGCTTCACCGTGACCCACAGCTCGCTGTACGGGTCGGTGGCGGTGACCACACGGGTGTCGGCGACCTGGACGTTCATGCCCTCAAGGGACTCGTAGTAGTCCAGGGCGTACTTCGTCGGCTCCAGGGTCAGACCGTTGATCGAGCCGCTCGCGGCGGTGTCGCCCGCGGGGGTGTAGTCGTCCGGTACGGACGTGGCGTCGACGACCGTCGCGGCCGGGACGGCGTTGCCGCTGGAGAGCACGGTCACCGTCGGCTTCGAGATCTCCGTCAGCGACTGGTTGCCGGTGGACGCGCCGCCCGGGACGTACTCCGAGACCGTGCCGGAGACCGTGACGGAGTCTCCGACGGCGACCTTCGGGGTGGAGCTGGTGAAGACGAACACGCCCTCACTGGTGGCCGCGTTGTCGTCGGCGTCCGGGTCCTGGAGCCAGAAGCCCTTCGAAGAACCGTAGGTCCGCACGGCGGTGACGATGCCCGGCACGTCCGTGACCTTCGTCCCCGCGAGCGGGGAGAGGCGGGTCGTGCCCTGGATGTCGTGGATGCGGACGGTGTCCGCGTGAGCCGGGGTGGTGAGCACCACGGCGGAAAGGGTGGAACAGACCGCGGCGACGGTCAGCGCGCCTATGCGCGTCGTTCTCTTGCTCGGCAAGGGAATCCCTCCGGGGACGTACTTGAGCGCCGGGACGAGGGTGGAGCAGTGGGGGGAGCGCGACCTGCGTGCGGGCCGGTGACGCGCGTGGAAGTGTGGGTGGCCGGGTGGCCGTGCAACTTCTACGCGCGTAAATCTCGTGTGTGACCAGGGGAGTTGTCAAGGTTTCAGCGGTGTACGACTCCTGTCAGGGACATGAACCGGGCGGCATGGGTGGAAATCCGTCTAGGCTGAGTCGTCGGCGCGGAACTCCGGGGCGGCCACCGGATGCTCGCGTCCGGGGACGGTTCTCGGGGTCCGACGCCTGGGGCATCTGCCGCTGCTCGCCGACGCTCGTCTCGCCTTGCCACGATTACCCTGCTTTTCCTGGTTGTTCGGAGGAGAACCCAGCCGATGTCAGACAGCTCGCCCTTGCCGCCGGTGCGGCTGACTTCCGAAGCGGAGCTGGCGCGGGACGCGCTCGCCGCACCGTTGCTCTCCCGCGCCGCGCGGCTGGCCCGCTGGGCGGGTCCGGACACGCGCGTCGGCGCGGGGGGCGAACTCGTCGAGGAGCAGCTTCCCGAGGCGGCTGCCGCACTCGGGCTCTCCGGGGACGACGCGGCCGCCCTCGCCAGTGAGGCCTGGCGGGTGGCCGTCGACACCGGGCTCGTCGGGATCGTGGACGAGGAGGAGGGCACCGTCGGCGCGGGCGAGGACCTCTCCCTGCTCACCTCCGGAGGACCGCAGGACGTCCTGGGCGTGTGGCTCGGCGCACTGGACGCGGTGCTGGCCGACGCGAGCGTGCCCGACCTGGACGATCTCGTCGGAGCGATGGACGAGGGCGGCGAGGTCGACTTCTCCTCCCTGGACTGGGATCCGGAGGCCGAGGCCGAGTTCCTCGACGGGGTGCTCGGCAATCTGTATCTGCTCACCGTGAGCGAGGAGGGGCCCGGGGAAGGGCCCATTCCGCTGCCCGCGCTCGCCGCGTCGATGATCGTGCCCGACGACATGGGGGAGCCCACCAACGACGTCCTGGAGCAGGTGTCGGACGCGATGATGCGGCTCGACGACCAGTTCCGGCTGCTGGAGCCCATCGGACTCGTCGACTTCCAGCCCGTCGACGAGGCGTTGATGGGGGAGCCCGACGAGGAAGCCGAGGAGCCGGCGGCCGTCGACGACACGGATGTCTCGCGGTACGGCATGGTGCGGCTGACTCCGCTCGGGCTGTACGGGATCCGGGCGCGGCTGCTCGAAGCGGGCATGTCCGCTCCCGCGGTGGGCGACCTGGCGGACAAGGGGGCGGACACGCTGCTGGACGGCACGTCCGCGTTTCCGCCGGCCGCGGCCCAGGCCGAGACCGAGCAGTGGCTCGCCCGGCGCGAACCGCTGCCCGCCGCACGGGAGTTGCTCGCCGCGGCCCGCGGTGGCGACGCCGGGGCCCCGCTGCGCCGGCTGCGCTGTCAGCAGGCGCTCTCGCTCGTCGGCATGGAGGCCGAGCCCGCGCTGCGCGAAGTGCTCGACGACGCGGAGCTGGGCGGGCTCGCCCGGGTCTGGCTCTCCGAGCACGGGGTGCCCGACGTGCCCGCGCCGTCCGAGGCGATGGTCTTCTGGCTCACCATCGACACCCTGGCGGCCCAGCTCGCGGCCGAGGGCAACTCCGACGAACTCCAGGCCCTGGTGGAGGGCCTGGCCCAGCAGCACAGCGGCTTCTTCGCCACGGCGTGGCGGGTGGACCACCCGGCTACGCCGGATGTCCTGGAGGCCATGGGGCGGCTGCACCCCGACAAGAAGGTGGCCAAGCAGGCTCGTAAAGCGGCGTTCAAGGCCCGCTCCCAGCAAGGGAGTTGAGAGCGCGGCGAGGCGGCGGGGGCAAGGTTTACCCCCGCCGCTCCATGCGTCAGGTCAGTGCGTCGGCCCGATGAGTCGGCAGTGGTGCCGCTCGATGTGTCGGCAGGTGTACCGCTCGATGTGTCAGCAGTGGTACCGCGTCGTGTGCTTGAACGACGACGTCGCGCCGTTGAAGCCGTAGGTGCCGCGGTAGGCCGGCGGGTTCTGGAACTCGCCGACGACGGTGATCGTGGTGGCGCAGGAGCCCTGGCCGGCACGCTTCGCGTCGAGGCGGATCGTTTCCCCTACGAAGCCGCCCGTGATGTCCCAGGGGGCGCCGCAGATTCCGGAGGTGATCTTGCCGCCGGTCACGACGTGCGGGTAGGTGTTGGGGTTGTACTTCACCTCGATGGCGAAGGTGACCGCCCCGTTGTGCAGTTCGAGCTGGGCGGACGTGGAGACGGCCTCGACGGAGACGTCCTGCTGTGAGGCGAACGCCTCGTCCCGGGTCTTGACCTCCGCGCCCTGCGGGTTGTGGAAGCGGTGCTCGGAGCCGGCGTGGCTCTTCTGCCGCTTGGCCTGCGTGGTCATGCTGATTCCCTCTTCCTGTGCGGGTATTGAGTGACCGTCAGGCCAGCTGCTCGGCGATTTCCACCCGCAGCAGTGTGCGAACGTTCTCGATGTGGTTGGTCACGGTGACGACCGAGGACCCCGCGAAGAGCAGACCGGTCGCGACGTTGTCGAGCGAGGTCACCAGCGAACCGGAGTCGCCGCCCGCCGAGATGTTCGTGGTCAGGATCTGGTCCTTGAACCTGGCCGTCCCCGCCGTGCCGTAGCTGACGTCGATCGTGGCGTCGACCGCGATGATCCGGCCGAAGCTGATGTTCGTCGTGCGGCCGGTCTTCTTCACCAGGTCGCCGACCGCGACGTTGGCCTTGCGCCGCCAGGCGCGCGGCGCACCGCTGAAGTACTGCTCACGGGTGGCGTCCTGGAACTCCACCGCGCCGAGCGCGCAGTCGACCACGTTGTTGTGGCGCTCCACCGGGGTCTGCGGTGCGAACTGGATCGTGATGAACCGGTCCAGGGTCGCGATGCGGTCCGCCGGGTCCGTGCCGCCGTCGAACACTCCGGGCTGCAGGATCGCGCTGCCCAGCTGTGCCCGGTTGGAGTCGGCCAGCACGTGGTTGTTGGAGAGGATGTAGAACTTCGACGGTGTGCCGAGGCCGGGACCCGGAGGGTCGACGGTGGCGCCCGGCAGGAAGTCGTACACCACGCTGCCCAGCGTGCCCGCGGTCACCCGTACGTTGCCGACCGAGAAGCCGGAAGGGGACGGGCGCATACGGCGCTTGAGGAGCTGCGGCTCGAACTGTCCGAGCCCACTGAGCTCTTCCAGCAACGGCTGCGAGAGGCCGGCGAGTTGCTCGGCCATGCTGCCGTCGGGCTGGTAGGAGACACCGCGGTCTTCGGAGCGGGGCGAGGTCCTGCGCTGCTGCTGACGCTGCGCGGCGACATGGCCGACCGCGACTACGTCGGTGGGGGTGCCGTCGTCCATCACCCGTGGGATGACGTCCCGCTCGGGAAGCTGGGACTCCGGAACCTTCTGGGTCACGAACACCAGCACGGCTGCCTCGCCCGTGGCCTGTCCGTCGATCCACTTCACGCCGTGGCCGAAGCCGACGACATTGGCCAGCGGCGACTGCGGCCGCAGGAAGTCTGAATTCGCTTGCTGGCGGGAGCTGTCACTCAGCTGACCACCAGTCGGTCCTCGCATCATTTCGGGCTGGCTCACGCCAGACCACCTCTTCTGTTTCGGCTCTGGGTTCCTTACGGGCCGCGGCGCGGTGACTCAGCGCTCAGGGCTCACAAGTTCCCTTCCTGAGCGTTCACTTCACCGATCGCGAGCACGCGCACCGGTACGCCGTCGAGCTCGTCCGGAACCACGTCTTTTTCAAGGAGCCGGTCACGGGGCACTTTCCGGGTGACGAAGACGATGATCACGTCCTGTCCCGAGTGCTCGTCCCTCCCGGTGCCGACTCCGCTCACGTGGGCCAGCTTCATGAGCCGGCCTTCGTGGAGGCGCCTTACCCGCTTTGCGTCCATCGGGCTCGCCTCCCGTTCGGGTGGTGTGCTCTTCCTGTCTATGGCCAGGGGTCCCCGGAGTCAAGGCATTCTGAAATGAATCACGAGTTTCGCTACCATTCGCGCTTGTTGACCTTCTTTACGAAGATTATTCCGCCCATCGGTTCGAGTGCGAGAGGTTTCACGGATTCACGGAAGCGGGACCCCTGAAGTTGGCCCATGTTCAACTCCCGTTCAGGCACGGGCGGGAGCGTGTGGCCGCAACCGAGGTCCGCCACCCCGCCCCCCACGACAGTCCCACTCCACCGTCACAGGAGACACCATGTCGCTCACCCGCAGGGACTTCGCCAGACGATCCGCGATCACCGGTGCCGGTGTCGCTCTGGCCGGCAGCGTAGGCGCCCTCGCCACCGCTCCGAACGCCCTCGCGTCCACCGACACCGAGAGCACGGGCGAGGAAGCGGCGGACGGACACGGCGGTGTCGGCTACGGCCCGCTGATCACCGACCCGAACGGCCTGCTCGCGCTGCCCGCCGGGTTCTCGTACCGCGTCATCACCTACAGCGGCAAGACCAAGCTGGAGTCGGGCGAGTTCACGCCCTCCAACCACGACGGCACCTCCACCTTCTGCGGCCCGCGCGGCGCCACCCTCCTCGTCAACAACCACGAGCTCAAGGGCCCGCGCGCCAACTGGCCCCACCCCGTGCCGCTCACCGAGGGACTCGTCTACGACCCGGCCGCGTCCGGTGGCTGCACGGTCGTCGAGGTGCGCGGGGACAAGGTCGCCGAGTGGGTCGGCATCGCGGGCACCTCCACCAACTGCGCGGGCGGCAACACCCCTTGGGGCACCTGGCTCACCTGCGAGGAGACCGAGGACAAGGCCGGCGCCAACGGCATGACCAAGGACCACGGCTACGTCTTCGAGGTCGACCCCGAGGACCGCCGCCGCAACCAGAACCCCAAGCCCATCAAGGCACTTGGCCGCTACGCCCACGAAGCGGTCGTCGTCGACCCCAAGCGCGGCCGCCTCTACCTCACCGAGGACGCCGCGACCCCGAACGGCCTCCTGTACCGCTGGACGCCCCCGCAGGGCTTCGAGCACGGCCACGGGCAGCTCGGCACCCTCGCCGACGACGCCGGCTCGCTCCAGGCCTTCAAGTGCTTCGACTCCGGCGGCCAGTTCGTCGACGACCTCTCCCGTGCCACCAAGATCGGCACCGTGTACGGCGTCGACTGGGTGGACGTCCCCGACCGCGACGCCAAGACCACTTCCGTGCGCAAGCAGTTCGCCGACGGCCAGGTCACCCGCGCCCGCAAGCTCGAAGGCATGTGGTGGGGCGACGGCGGCACGTACATCGTCTCCTCGTACGCCCGCACGGAGAGCCCCGTCCAGCACGACGGCGCCGTCTGGTTCTACGACCCCAAGCGCCGCACCCTGACCCTCAAGGTCCTGATCGGCGTGAACCCCGACCCGTCCGTCGACGGCGCCTTCGACGGCCCCGACAACATCACCGTCTCCCCCTACGGCGGCCTCGTCATCGCCGAGGACGGCGAGGGCATCCAGCACCTCTTCGGCGCCACCGACAGCGGCCGCACGTACCCGATCGCCCGCAACGAGCTGAACAACGGCACCGCGGAGGCGCCCGAGTACAGCGAGTTCACCGGCGTCACCTTCTCGCCCGACGGCAAGACCCTCTTCGCCAACATCCAGGAGCCGGGCATCATGCTCGCGATCACCGGGCCGTGGAAGCGCCAGAAGCGCGGCTGATTAATTCAATGGCTCGACCCGCGGCCGCACTCCTAAAGTAGTGCACGTCCAGGTGCGAAGGCAGGACCTACTTCCACTGATAATGGGGCGGCCGCGGGTTCGAGTCCCGCCACCGGTACAACGCGCCGGTGTAGCTCAGGGGTTAGAGCACCTACGTCGGTTCCGCCGGCCTTGAACTCTGGACACCACAACTTCATGCACCTCCCGGTGCGCAGGCTGCGGCTACTTCTCTCTCAAAGAATCCACGCCGCCGCCGATTTGATCTCGGGAGGCGCAGTTCATGGTGGGTGCCCGGTGCGCAGGCGGCGGATACTTCGGGAACTGGTGGGGAAACCCATGCGGGTTCGAATCCCGTCATCGACTTCAGGTCGGTGTGGCGGAACGGAAGACGCGCCAGTTTATAAGCAACCGCAGCCGACTCCTGACCTCGGGCACCCTCCATTTGCTGCGCCTCCCTCTGAAACGCGACTTCACCGTCGTGCAGAGAATTCGGGGGAATTCATCATGGCGCGATTCAACACCAAGGCGGCCAAGGCGCAGCCCACTTCCCGTGTGACGTCGACCGGCCGCGTGCTGACGACGCACCAGGGCGGCCGCGGCCAGGAGCGCGACGCGCGCTCGGAGCTGTTCCTGCTCGCCATCGCCAACTTCGTCTCGCAGCAGACCTTCTACGAGTCCGGCGCCGACCGCGACGACCGGTTCGCCACGCTCGTGCGCGAGCTCGCCGTCGCCGACCCGTCGTGGACGGCCGCCCTGCTGGGCTGGCTGCGCGGCGAGGGCAACCTGCGGACGGCCTCGCTCGTGGGCGCCGCCGAGTACGTGAAGGCGCGGCTCGACGCGGGCGCCACCGACGGCCCGGCCAACCGCCAGGTCATCGCCTCCGTGCTGCGACGCCCGGACGAGCCCGGCGAGCTGCTCGCGTACTGGACCTCCCAGTACGGCCGCAACGTGCCCAAGCCCGTCAAGCGCGGCATCGCCGACGCCGTACGACGTCTCTACAGCGGCAAGTCGCTGCTGAAGTACGACACCGCGTCCAAGGGCTACCGCTTCGGCGACATCCTCAACCTGGTGCACGCGGCGCCGGACCCCGACAAGCCGTGGCAGGGCGACCTGTTCCAGTACGCGCTGGACCGGCGGCACAACCCGGACACGGCCGTGGTGCCCAAGTCGCTGCCCGTCCTCGCGGCCCACCGTGACCTGATGGCGCTGCGGCCCGCCAAGCGGCGCAGGGTCGTGACCGGAGCGCACGGCGCACAGCGCCTGGCCGAGGCGGGCATGACCTGGGAGGCGCTCGCCGGCTGGCTGCAGGGGCCGATGGACAAGGCGGCCTGGGAGGCCGTGATTCCGTCGATGGGCGCGATGGCGCTCGTACGGAACCTGCGGAACTTCGACGAGGCGGGTGTGAGCGACGAGGTGGCGGCCCAGGTCGCGGCCAGGATCAGCGATCCGGCGGAGGTGGCGCGCTCGCGTCAGTTCCCCTTCCGCTATCTCGCCGCGTACCAGCACGCGCCCTCGCTGCGCTGGTCGTACCCGCTGGAGCAGGCGCTCGGCCACTCGCTGGCCAACGTGCCCGCGCTGCGCGGGCGGACGCTCGTCCTCGTCGACCGCTCCGGCTCGATGTTCTACTCGCGGCTGTCCGACCGCTCCGAGCTGAACCGGGCGGACGCGGCGGCGGTCTTCGGTACGGCGCTCGCGCTGCGGGCGGCGGACGCGGATCTCGTCGAGTTCGGGACGACGAGCAACCGGGTGAAGTTCCGCAAGGGTGAGTCGGTGCTCAAGGTGCTGGAGCGCTTCGGCGACCTCGGCGGCACCAACACGAGCGAGGCGGTGCGGAAGCACTACAAGAAGCACGACCGGGTGCTGATCGTCACCGACGAGCAGGCCATGTACAGCCACTACGGCGACCCGACCGAGCAGGTCCCGGCGCACGTACCGGTCTACACGTGGAACCTGGCCGGGTACCAGGCGGGCCACGGTCCGTCGGGGTCCGGTAACCGGCACACGTTCGGAGGGCTTTCGGACGCTGGTTTCCGGATGGTTTCCCTGCTTGAGTGCGGTAGTGACGGGCTCTGGCCATGGCTTGAGTGAACGGGCACGAGTTCGTCAAAGTGTCGGGTTGACAACCAGGTTGTGTGAAATCGAGGAGTGCTCGAGCCTGCACAAGGCGCGGGGGTACTGCAATCTGCACTACCAACGTTGGCTCGCTTATGGCGACCCGACCGGGGGCGGAGCTCTTTCAGGGAGGAAAGTGGCTCCGCCTCGGCCTTGCAACATCGAGGGTTGCTCGAGACCGCTCAAAGCGCGTGGGTACTGCGGTACGCACTACCGGCGATGGCATCAGCACGGCTCGCCTTCGGCAACCCAATACGAGTGGACCCGGCGCGGTACCCAGTGCAGTTACGAGAGTTGTGAGCGGGAGAGGTACGGCGGCGGCCGTGGCTACTGCCACCTGCACTACACCAGGCTGCGTCGCGGGAAGAACCGCCTGGAAGGGCGAAAGGTGCAGGACAGCTTGCAGAACGGCTACCGCATCCTC containing:
- the dapA gene encoding 4-hydroxy-tetrahydrodipicolinate synthase, translating into MTTPGTTPFGRALCAMITPFTEAGALDLDGAQHLAERLVSDGCDGLVLSGTTGESPTTTDAEKSALVRAVREAVGERASIVAGVGTADTRHTVELALEAEKAGADGLLVVTPYYSRPPQDAVEAHFREIADASGLPLALYDIPGRTGTRIEPETMIRLAEHPRIVAVKDCAYDLLGTQKVLARTELAYYAGCDEYVLATRAVGGSGFISTVANVAPRQFLAVLDAFDAGDTAGAVRRQQRAIPLIELMMSAGLPGTVTAKGLLGALGLPAGPVRSPLRPAGRETVDGLLAAYEELVSVS
- a CDS encoding ArsR/SmtB family transcription factor — protein: MLDVTVIEDAEAAAVSLDPIRARLLAELAAGPASAAMLAGKVGLPRQKVNYHLKALERHGLVELAGERRKGNVTERLMRATAASYVISPLALAAVQPDPDRFRDQLSARWLLALAARLVRDVGSLITGAAKARKRLATYALDGEVTFASAADRAAFIEELTVGVGALIRKYHDGDAEGGRPHRIVVAVHPTLKPEAAEAAEAAEVAGIADAAQAVEAGH
- a CDS encoding SRPBCC family protein; amino-acid sequence: MSKEFEIAREFEVDAAPEEVWDAITGGTGGWLWPMEFEPRQGGAGPFGSTLTNWDPPHRLTSLVEDVEGISQQTLNQIDETIEPRDGGRRSWMRYVHSGIFVEDWDNQYDGASKHTDFYLHTLREYLTHFAGRPVAFSTFDGPGASMASDAFATVGRALGLADDTAGGARVRAQGPDGAVLDAVVDYRDPYFIGLRTDNALIRFFGRNHWGAPVGISVHDFAADADAKRNETAWQGWLNGVFGA
- a CDS encoding endonuclease/exonuclease/phosphatase family protein — its product is MPSKRTTRIGALTVAAVCSTLSAVVLTTPAHADTVRIHDIQGTTRLSPLAGTKVTDVPGIVTAVRTYGSSKGFWLQDPDADDNAATSEGVFVFTSSTPKVAVGDSVTVSGTVSEYVPGGASTGNQSLTEISKPTVTVLSSGNAVPAATVVDATSVPDDYTPAGDTAASGSINGLTLEPTKYALDYYESLEGMNVQVADTRVVTATDPYSELWVTVKPNEHVNRRGGTVYGSYTSQNTGRLQIQSLGATADFPKVNVGDTLAGVTAGPLDYNAYGGYTLVAGQLGTVESAGLERETTQKQSKNELAVATYNVENLDPSDATFEEHAAAIVNNLQSPDIVSLEEIQDNNGATDDGTVAADVTVNKLIDAIVAAGGPTYDWRSITPTNDTDGGEPGGNIRQVFLFNPERVSFTDRAGGDATTAVGVTKVHGKAQLTASPGRIDPANTAWTSSRKPLAGEFVFKGKTVFVIANHLNSKGGDQGLTSQYQPVTRSSETQRHLQATAVNTFVNQILDTQKNADVITLGDINDFEFSDTAKILEGDGELWSAIKSLPKSERYTYDYQGNQQVLDQILISPSIRKDCFEYDSVHINSEFNDQISDHDPQVLRFRP
- a CDS encoding alkaline phosphatase PhoX, coding for MSLTRRDFARRSAITGAGVALAGSVGALATAPNALASTDTESTGEEAADGHGGVGYGPLITDPNGLLALPAGFSYRVITYSGKTKLESGEFTPSNHDGTSTFCGPRGATLLVNNHELKGPRANWPHPVPLTEGLVYDPAASGGCTVVEVRGDKVAEWVGIAGTSTNCAGGNTPWGTWLTCEETEDKAGANGMTKDHGYVFEVDPEDRRRNQNPKPIKALGRYAHEAVVVDPKRGRLYLTEDAATPNGLLYRWTPPQGFEHGHGQLGTLADDAGSLQAFKCFDSGGQFVDDLSRATKIGTVYGVDWVDVPDRDAKTTSVRKQFADGQVTRARKLEGMWWGDGGTYIVSSYARTESPVQHDGAVWFYDPKRRTLTLKVLIGVNPDPSVDGAFDGPDNITVSPYGGLVIAEDGEGIQHLFGATDSGRTYPIARNELNNGTAEAPEYSEFTGVTFSPDGKTLFANIQEPGIMLAITGPWKRQKRG
- a CDS encoding TROVE domain-containing protein, with the translated sequence MARFNTKAAKAQPTSRVTSTGRVLTTHQGGRGQERDARSELFLLAIANFVSQQTFYESGADRDDRFATLVRELAVADPSWTAALLGWLRGEGNLRTASLVGAAEYVKARLDAGATDGPANRQVIASVLRRPDEPGELLAYWTSQYGRNVPKPVKRGIADAVRRLYSGKSLLKYDTASKGYRFGDILNLVHAAPDPDKPWQGDLFQYALDRRHNPDTAVVPKSLPVLAAHRDLMALRPAKRRRVVTGAHGAQRLAEAGMTWEALAGWLQGPMDKAAWEAVIPSMGAMALVRNLRNFDEAGVSDEVAAQVAARISDPAEVARSRQFPFRYLAAYQHAPSLRWSYPLEQALGHSLANVPALRGRTLVLVDRSGSMFYSRLSDRSELNRADAAAVFGTALALRAADADLVEFGTTSNRVKFRKGESVLKVLERFGDLGGTNTSEAVRKHYKKHDRVLIVTDEQAMYSHYGDPTEQVPAHVPVYTWNLAGYQAGHGPSGSGNRHTFGGLSDAGFRMVSLLECGSDGLWPWLE